The Litchfieldia alkalitelluris genome has a window encoding:
- a CDS encoding DUF5667 domain-containing protein, with translation MKSKVFFSKLTVSAMAVSLMYGAGTTTLYAEEYQGEELVETIEVEESVEAPAIVEETEEEEQSEDLTESENASEEIGEVDEEEQVDVEKTTVPGEFLYYIKKLIENIRLAVTLDDTKEAQLLANFAAERIKEANQLFAEGKVDEATALLKEAVETQTKAEEKVEEGTDVAEETEVVAVEEVIVNEEEENEESSESDEVEEKLANNIDALLGALEKVKNPNAQQQLLKNIEKSFAKLDKKIEKMNKNQTEDEEVEEEKEEVENHQEAEGSEETVEPVVVVEEEEEVEVEEVELEEEELEEEEEKVIAPGKEKSNSAKKNAEKKQSASKEQRNGNAEKKEQNQQGNKGKSEEKKQQGKADGKGNEKGNGNGKGNGN, from the coding sequence ATGAAATCTAAAGTATTTTTTTCAAAACTTACAGTAAGCGCAATGGCAGTGTCATTAATGTACGGGGCTGGGACAACGACTCTATATGCAGAGGAATATCAAGGAGAAGAGCTTGTTGAGACAATAGAAGTAGAAGAATCTGTTGAAGCTCCTGCAATCGTAGAAGAAACCGAAGAAGAGGAACAAAGTGAAGACTTAACCGAGTCTGAAAATGCTTCTGAAGAAATTGGTGAAGTAGACGAAGAGGAGCAGGTTGATGTAGAAAAAACAACCGTTCCTGGAGAATTTCTTTATTATATAAAGAAATTGATTGAAAATATCAGACTAGCAGTTACACTCGATGATACTAAAGAAGCTCAATTATTAGCTAATTTTGCTGCAGAACGTATTAAAGAAGCAAATCAGTTATTTGCTGAAGGTAAAGTAGACGAAGCAACTGCCCTTTTAAAAGAAGCTGTAGAAACACAAACAAAAGCCGAAGAAAAAGTCGAGGAAGGCACTGACGTTGCTGAAGAGACAGAGGTAGTAGCAGTAGAAGAAGTGATTGTGAATGAGGAAGAGGAAAATGAAGAATCGTCAGAATCAGATGAGGTAGAAGAAAAGCTTGCGAATAATATTGATGCATTACTTGGTGCCTTAGAAAAAGTAAAAAATCCAAATGCTCAACAGCAGCTTTTGAAGAATATTGAAAAGTCTTTTGCGAAGCTTGATAAGAAAATTGAAAAGATGAATAAAAATCAAACTGAAGATGAAGAAGTGGAAGAAGAAAAAGAAGAAGTTGAAAATCATCAAGAAGCAGAAGGATCTGAAGAGACTGTTGAACCAGTAGTTGTGGTTGAAGAGGAAGAAGAAGTAGAAGTAGAGGAAGTAGAACTCGAAGAAGAGGAACTTGAAGAAGAAGAGGAGAAGGTTATAGCTCCTGGAAAAGAAAAGTCAAATTCAGCCAAAAAGAATGCAGAAAAGAAACAATCTGCATCAAAAGAACAAAGAAACGGGAACGCTGAAAAGAAAGAGCAAAATCAACAGGGAAATAAGGGGAAAAGTGAAGAAAAGAAACAACAAGGTAAGGCTGATGGAAAAGGTAACGAAAAAGGAAATGGAAATGGAAAAGGTAACGGCAACTAA
- a CDS encoding AimR family lysis-lysogeny pheromone receptor produces the protein MIEKLLEDPSLTNRLLELTNIKASSLESFIHTNKETLNLSTILRIIEELFPSLQHELMNEYILSLNPNKKLARFCLEYLNTTRQDDVLDQHLKILLNSKSSINREWATIYLLDRKQTTREFSNSEVISLLHNTRVHTLEMKLYSKMIAAYCHFEDHLLQEIYDAIHPLEPKLKKIKDPYIKESYTARFGLIMTPISLHFEHQNDLLRYSQMVFKCSGQKALKCMTHIQLGNSYLISHYDNALFHFKKALELSDHIREVQIKRSLNFLDNYWGKQPKHLNHESSAPKDIHEIAFFHIQQGEPLKAIAMLQTIKWEILSKSEKAFHLYFKGLALNDRNCLIESVRYFKEGDMMHYKNIPLIALRNMGEDETIIEALK, from the coding sequence ATGATAGAGAAACTTCTAGAAGATCCCTCTCTTACTAACAGACTACTCGAACTAACTAATATAAAAGCTTCTTCTTTAGAAAGCTTTATTCATACAAATAAAGAGACTCTTAATTTGTCTACTATACTGAGGATTATTGAAGAACTCTTCCCTTCTTTGCAGCACGAGTTAATGAATGAATATATTCTTTCACTAAACCCTAATAAAAAGCTTGCGAGATTTTGTCTTGAATATTTAAATACAACCCGCCAGGATGATGTGCTAGATCAACACTTAAAAATATTGCTGAATAGCAAAAGCTCGATCAATCGAGAATGGGCTACAATCTATCTACTTGACCGGAAACAAACGACAAGGGAGTTTTCAAACTCTGAAGTTATTTCACTCTTACACAATACACGTGTACATACCCTAGAGATGAAACTATATAGCAAGATGATAGCTGCTTATTGTCATTTTGAAGACCATCTTCTTCAAGAAATTTACGATGCAATTCATCCGCTAGAACCTAAGCTTAAAAAAATTAAGGATCCTTATATTAAAGAAAGCTATACCGCGCGCTTCGGTCTTATTATGACTCCAATTTCCTTACATTTTGAACATCAAAATGACCTACTTAGATACAGTCAAATGGTCTTTAAATGCAGTGGTCAGAAAGCCCTAAAATGCATGACACATATTCAGTTAGGAAATTCATACTTAATAAGTCATTATGATAATGCTCTGTTTCATTTTAAAAAAGCACTAGAATTATCTGATCATATCAGGGAGGTTCAAATTAAGCGTAGTTTGAACTTTCTTGACAACTACTGGGGAAAACAACCTAAACACTTGAACCATGAAAGCTCAGCGCCAAAAGATATCCACGAAATTGCTTTTTTTCATATTCAACAGGGAGAACCACTAAAAGCGATTGCGATGCTACAAACTATTAAATGGGAAATCTTATCCAAATCAGAAAAAGCCTTTCACCTTTACTTTAAAGGACTTGCCCTTAATGATCGAAACTGCCTGATAGAATCCGTCCGATATTTTAAGGAAGGAGATATGATGCATTATAAAAATATCCCTTTAATTGCACTTAGAAATATGGGGGAGGATGAAACGATTATCGAGGCATTAAAGTGA